CCCCGGTGCCGTCGGCATCGCCGCGCCCCAGGTCGCCCACTTTCGGCGCATCGTCATCCTCGACCTCTCATCGCGGCCCAAGACGCCCAATCACGGCCATCTGGTCCTCATCAATCCAGAGATCACGCACTGGGAAGGCTTCGCCATGGGCCGCGAGGGCTGTCTCTCGGTCCCGGACTACACGGGCAACGTGATCCGCGCCACCCAGATCCGGCTCAAGGCCCAGGATGCCGACGGCGTCGAGCACCAGTACGAGATGGAAGGATTCGAAGCGCGCGCGGTCCAACACGAACTCGATCATCTCGACGGCCTGCTGTTCGTCGACCGTGTGGTCAGCCGCCGAACCGATCTCTATCGGCGCAAGGTCTACAAATAGCGTCCTCGAACCGGCGATTCCCCAACAGAGTACAACGCCAATGAAACAGCGCCTCTTCCGGTTTCCACTCCTGCTCGTCGCCCTGCTGATCGTGGCGACGACGACCCTGGCGGCGCCGTCTTCGGTCCCGCTGTCGGACCTCTTCCCGACCCCGACCCAGACCAAGTCCGCCATCGTCATCAACAAGGTGCTGGAGCGTTATCACTACCGCAAGGTCGCGCTCGACCGCGACTTCGCCGCCTCGGTGCTGGAACGCTATCTCAAGGCGCTCGATCCGAATCGGACCTTTTTCCTGGCGCGCGACGTGGAGCGGTTCCGGAACGGAGCGCGCCAGCTCGACGAAAGCCTGCGCCGGGGTGAGTTGGATATCGCCTTCGACATCTTCCGCGTCTACCGGATGCGCGTCGATGAGCGCGTCGCCCATGCGCTCAAGCTGCTCGACGGTCGTTTCACGCTCGACACCGCCGAGACCTTCACCTTCGAGTCCGATGAGACGCCCTGGGCGCGCGATGCCGCCGAACTCGACGAGCGCTGGCGCAAGCGCGTCAAGCACGATTACCTCTCGCTGCGTCTGGCCGACAAGTCAGACGCGGAAATCCGTGACCGGCTGCGCAAGCGCTACGAGGGGCTGGCACGGCGCATCCATCAGTTCAAGGGCGATGACGTCTTCCAGGCGTTCATGAACGCCTATACCGAGACCATCGAGCCGCATACCAGCTATATGTCGCCGAGCACCTCGGAGAATTTCGACATCAGCATGAAGCTGTCGCTGGAAGGCATCGGCGCGGTGCTGCGCTCGGACAACGAATACACGCTCGTGCAGAGCACGGTCCCCGGCGGTCCGGCGCGCGAGTCCGGTCAGGTTCATGCCGGCGACCAGATCCTCGGTGTGGCCCAGGGACTCGACGGCCCGATGGAGGATGTCGTCGGCTGGCGCCTGGAGGACGTGGTCGACAAGATCCGTGGTCCCAAGGGGTCGGTGGTGCGCTTGCAGATTCAGCCCAAGGCCACGGGTTCGTCCAAGCCGGTGCGCGAGGTCGCTCTGGTGCGCAACGAGATCAAGCTCGAGGATCAGGCGGCCAAGAGCTATGTCGTCGATGATCTCGGCAACGCCCCTGGACTCAAGGTCGGCGTGATCGAGATTCCGGCCTTCTATCGCGACTTCGAGGCCGAGGGCAGCGGCACGGCCGATTTCCGCAGCACCACGCGCGACGTGCGCCGACTCATCAATGATCTGGTGATGCGCGGCATCGACGGGCTGCTGATCGACCTGCGTTCCAACGGCGGTGGTTCGCTCGCCGAGGCCACCTCGCTGACCGGGCTGTTCATCGATACCGGCCCCGTGGTCCAGGTCAAGGACGCCTTCGGCAAGGTCGAGGTCGAGGCCGACCGTGATCCGGGAGTCGCTTATAACGGTCCACTGGCGGTGCTGGTCGACCGCGAGAGCGCCTCGGCCTCCGAGATCTTCGCCGCCGCCATCCAGGACTACGGTCGCGGGCTGATCATCGGCGAGCCGACCTTCGGCAAGGGCACGGTGCAGACGCTCATCGATCTCAACCGCTATGTACCGGGCGAAAAGAGCGACCTGGGGCGCCTGCGTCTGACCATGGCCGAGTTCTTCCGCATCAGCGGCGGCAGCACCCAGTTGCGCGGCGTGGAGCCGGACATCCGCTTCCCGAGCGCC
The sequence above is drawn from the Allochromatium vinosum DSM 180 genome and encodes:
- the def gene encoding peptide deformylase is translated as MAILDILKLPDQRLKQVSEPVDSFDQSLRDFIADLEETRLAGPGAVGIAAPQVAHFRRIVILDLSSRPKTPNHGHLVLINPEITHWEGFAMGREGCLSVPDYTGNVIRATQIRLKAQDADGVEHQYEMEGFEARAVQHELDHLDGLLFVDRVVSRRTDLYRRKVYK
- a CDS encoding carboxy terminal-processing peptidase — encoded protein: MKQRLFRFPLLLVALLIVATTTLAAPSSVPLSDLFPTPTQTKSAIVINKVLERYHYRKVALDRDFAASVLERYLKALDPNRTFFLARDVERFRNGARQLDESLRRGELDIAFDIFRVYRMRVDERVAHALKLLDGRFTLDTAETFTFESDETPWARDAAELDERWRKRVKHDYLSLRLADKSDAEIRDRLRKRYEGLARRIHQFKGDDVFQAFMNAYTETIEPHTSYMSPSTSENFDISMKLSLEGIGAVLRSDNEYTLVQSTVPGGPARESGQVHAGDQILGVAQGLDGPMEDVVGWRLEDVVDKIRGPKGSVVRLQIQPKATGSSKPVREVALVRNEIKLEDQAAKSYVVDDLGNAPGLKVGVIEIPAFYRDFEAEGSGTADFRSTTRDVRRLINDLVMRGIDGLLIDLRSNGGGSLAEATSLTGLFIDTGPVVQVKDAFGKVEVEADRDPGVAYNGPLAVLVDRESASASEIFAAAIQDYGRGLIIGEPTFGKGTVQTLIDLNRYVPGEKSDLGRLRLTMAEFFRISGGSTQLRGVEPDIRFPSADYISEHGERSLDNALPWTQIDPAGFRKVGELRFDALARRSAERVARDEGFRMLTERSRLVREVEEQKQVSLRESERRAEDERRNQRFKADQERFLRARGLTPVDEEADQVDEEALEKQREVIARIEAEEAARILADGILMQRTDNGPRAVMRN